In Alnus glutinosa chromosome 7, dhAlnGlut1.1, whole genome shotgun sequence, the sequence GTTCAAAACCTTTCGAAGCTTACGGAACTTTATCTTGATAGTGTAAATATATCAGCGCAAGGGTCTAAGTGGGGCACAGCCTTATCATCTTCACTACCAAAGCTTAGAGTGTTGAGCTTGTCAAATTGTCAACTTGCAGGGCCTATTGATTCCTCGTTAACGAATCTTCAGTCTCTCTCAATTATTCGTCTTAATGATAACAATTTTTATGGTCCAGTTCCTGAATCTTTtgcaaatttcaaaaatttgagATCCTTGATCTTATCTTTTTCTAAGTTGAATGGAACATTTCCAGAAAAGATCTTCCAGATTCCAACACTGCAAACACTTGACTTATCAAGAAATTCTAATCTTCAGGGTTCGTTGCCAGAATTTCCTTCAAATGGATCTCTTCAAATGCTGCTGCTTAGGTTCACAGACTTTTCAGGGGCATTGCCACATTCTATTGGTAACTTGAAAATGTTGTCTGTAATAGATCTTCATTATTGCTATTTCAATGGATCAATCCCAAAGTCAATGGCAAGCCTCCCACAATTGCTTTATTTGGACATGTCATACAACAATTTGGTCGGATCAATTCCATCATTCAGCATGAACAAGAAGTTGACGACAATAAAGCTTTCTCGTAATAATTTAACAGGTCAGATTACTTCAACTAAGTGGGAAGAACTTCTGAATCTGGAGGTTCTTGAATTGACGTACAATTCACTGGAAGGGAGTATTccaatttctctatttttcctTCCATCATTGTCGAAACCAGGACTTCATAACAACCGATTTTCTAGTCCACTCGATGAAATATCGAATGTTTCTTCTTGTCTGCTAGAAACCCTTGATTTGAGTTACAACAACTTGGAAGGGCCAATACCCGTATCTCTATTTTTACTTCCATCATTGCAGGAACTAACACTTAGCAACAATCGATTTTCCGGTCGACTCAATGAATTTCCAACTGTTTCTTCTTGCCTATTGAGGTACCTTGATTTGAGTCACAACAAATTGGAAGGGTCAATACCCATGTCTGTCTTTGAACTCCGAAATCTTAGGAGCCTCTCACTTTCTTGGAACAACTTTAACAGCTCCTTGCAGCTTAATGTGATTCAGAACTTGATAAATCTTTCATATCTCGATCTCTCCCACAACAACTTGGAAGGGCCAATACCCATGTCTGTCTTTGAACTCCGAAATCTTAGGAGCCTCTCACTTTCTTGGAACAACTTTAACAGCTCCTTGCAGCTTAATGTGATTCAGAACTTGATAAATCTTTCACATCTCGATCTCTCCCACAACAACTTAGGATTGGCTTCTAGCAAATTGAAACCATTTCCTCAGTTCTTGATAAATCAATCCACATTATTCAAGCTAGACCTTTCAGACAACCGGATTCACAGAGAGATACCCAATTGGATCTGGAATCTTCCTCATCTTAACTCATTGAATCTTTCTTATAACTGTTTGGAGACTCTAAATTTCCCTTTACTCAACATGTCTTCGGTGCAATCCCTAGATCTTCGATCCAACAAACTCCAAGGTCAACTCTCAGTTTTTCCAAAATATGCTCAATACTTGGATTTCTCGAAGAATAATTTCAATTGTGTGATACCAGCCAGTATTGGTGACTCTCTATATGAGGCttatttcttctctctttcaaGCAATAAAGTCTATGGGAGTATCCCTGGATCAATATGCAAAGCTACAAATCTTCGTGTTCTAGATTTGTCAGATAATTTTTTGAGTGGCACAATTCCGCAATGCTTATTTAAGATGAGTGGGGGTCAAATGTGGTCAAATCAAGGTTTAGGGGTGCTAAATCTAAGGAGAAACAATCTCATTGGCGCAATTTTTAATACATTTCCAACCAATTGTGGCTTACAAACTTTAAGTCTCAATGGAAACCAACTAGAAGGAAAGCTACCCAAATCTCTTGCCAAATGCACATCTTTGGAAGTTTTAAACCTTGGAAACAATCACATCGAGGATGCCTTCCCATGTTACTTGAAGAATATATCCATGTTGCACATCCTTATTCTGCGATCTAACAGATTTTATGGGCGCATTGATTGTCAAGGGTGTAATGCCTCTTGGCCAAAGCTTCAAATTGTAGACCTAGCGGTAAACAATTTCACCGGTAAGCTTCCAATAAAACACTTTTCTGATTGGAAGGCAATAACAAATGATAAAAATGAGGCTGAATCTCAGCTCAACCACCTCGAATT encodes:
- the LOC133872289 gene encoding receptor-like protein 7 gives rise to the protein MGIPLLSWLFLISICLLSMNFCISGVCGQCLDNQQSLLLQLKDSLVFDRASSTKLVHWNQSVDCCSWEGVTCNEGRVIGLNLTNESISGGFDSSSSLFSLQYLQHLDLAYNNFSNQIPSQFDKLTNLSYLNLSNTCFEGQIPIAISHLTRLVTLDLSTGCRNYYMFDSLKLENPNLNMLVQNLSKLTELYLDSVNISAQGSKWGTALSSSLPKLRVLSLSNCQLAGPIDSSLTNLQSLSIIRLNDNNFYGPVPESFANFKNLRSLILSFSKLNGTFPEKIFQIPTLQTLDLSRNSNLQGSLPEFPSNGSLQMLLLRFTDFSGALPHSIGNLKMLSVIDLHYCYFNGSIPKSMASLPQLLYLDMSYNNLVGSIPSFSMNKKLTTIKLSRNNLTGQITSTKWEELLNLEVLELTYNSLEGSIPISLFFLPSLSKPGLHNNRFSSPLDEISNVSSCLLETLDLSYNNLEGPIPVSLFLLPSLQELTLSNNRFSGRLNEFPTVSSCLLRYLDLSHNKLEGSIPMSVFELRNLRSLSLSWNNFNSSLQLNVIQNLINLSYLDLSHNNLEGPIPMSVFELRNLRSLSLSWNNFNSSLQLNVIQNLINLSHLDLSHNNLGLASSKLKPFPQFLINQSTLFKLDLSDNRIHREIPNWIWNLPHLNSLNLSYNCLETLNFPLLNMSSVQSLDLRSNKLQGQLSVFPKYAQYLDFSKNNFNCVIPASIGDSLYEAYFFSLSSNKVYGSIPGSICKATNLRVLDLSDNFLSGTIPQCLFKMSGGQMWSNQGLGVLNLRRNNLIGAIFNTFPTNCGLQTLSLNGNQLEGKLPKSLAKCTSLEVLNLGNNHIEDAFPCYLKNISMLHILILRSNRFYGRIDCQGCNASWPKLQIVDLAVNNFTGKLPIKHFSDWKAITNDKNEAESQLNHLEFAHYTNTYKSGYIIDIYYQDVITVTMKGLEAKLEKILPIFNSLDFSCNNFDGPIPEEVGELKLLHILNLSHNAFTGQIPQSLGKLSDLESLDLSSNELTGEIPFQLAEGLTFLSVLNLSFNQLVGKIPQIKQFGTFLETSYEGNIGLCGFPLKEKCTREEPRLSLPTSEETHSNSRINAIDWNFLSVELGFVFGFGIIIGPLMFWKKWRICYYKHVDDIFFKMFPGLYIRIENRQRRVQRNQGQRAHQNQGRRH